The following are from one region of the Hymenobacter sp. YIM 151858-1 genome:
- a CDS encoding lipid-A-disaccharide synthase N-terminal domain-containing protein, whose protein sequence is MKTETVALLIGLASQLLFSSRIVVQWVQSERAKRVLVPSVFWQISLVSSFLMIIYGMLRHDPIILGAQVISYAIYIRNLQLLGEWGKLNPVFRFAAYAFPLAALGWFVAGTPHFSLQAMLSSRIPGGWLLLGAVGQTVFLLRFVYQWLYSERKGESVLPLGFWLVSFVGSVMILVYAALRHDAVLILGNVFGTVVYARNIVLLRREQNHLGPPAADKLTALEERPKAQAS, encoded by the coding sequence ATGAAGACCGAGACTGTTGCTTTGCTAATTGGTCTTGCCTCGCAGCTGCTGTTCTCGAGCCGCATTGTGGTGCAATGGGTACAGAGCGAGCGGGCCAAGCGCGTGCTCGTGCCCAGCGTGTTCTGGCAAATCAGCCTGGTGTCTTCGTTTCTGATGATTATCTACGGCATGCTGCGCCACGACCCGATTATTCTGGGCGCTCAGGTCATCAGCTACGCCATTTATATCCGCAACCTGCAGCTGCTGGGCGAGTGGGGCAAGCTCAACCCGGTGTTTCGGTTTGCGGCTTACGCGTTTCCGCTGGCAGCCCTGGGGTGGTTTGTGGCCGGCACGCCGCATTTCAGCCTGCAGGCCATGCTGTCCTCGCGCATACCCGGTGGCTGGCTGCTGCTGGGTGCGGTGGGGCAAACGGTGTTTCTGCTGCGCTTTGTGTACCAGTGGCTGTACTCGGAGCGCAAGGGCGAGTCGGTGCTGCCCTTGGGCTTCTGGCTCGTCAGTTTCGTGGGCTCCGTGATGATCCTGGTTTACGCGGCCTTGCGCCACGATGCGGTGCTGATTCTGGGCAACGTGTTCGGCACGGTGGTGTATGCCCGCAACATTGTGCTGCTGCGCCGCGAGCAAAACCACCTGGGCCCGCCAGCAGCCGACAAACTTACTGCCCTGGAGGAGCGTCCCAAGGCTCAGGCCAG